The following are from one region of the Roseobacter fucihabitans genome:
- a CDS encoding tripartite tricarboxylate transporter substrate binding protein: protein MTKRFFKALISGAVLSVGVTGGAFAAECIAPANPGGGWDFTCRQIGKIMYDIGVVDKPVQVTNMAGAGGGLAYNHVVAERGSDEDLFVAASTATSTRLAQNAYAGMTADQVRFVGAIGADPGVIAVAADSPYQSLNELVDAIKADPGSVAFAGGSAVGGFDHIKPLMILQRAGFTDIKKVKYIGVDGGADAITQTVGGFTQAMTGDMSEVVGFLKAGEIRVIAVLTEERVPGFEDIPTAKEQGLDVVAVNWRGLYVPKDISDAKFDEWAGKLQQVADSDAWQEAMVANGLAPFTKVGGDFQAYVDTLVAEINTMSKELGVIQ from the coding sequence ATGACAAAACGCTTTTTCAAGGCGCTCATTTCGGGTGCCGTGCTGTCTGTGGGTGTCACAGGGGGCGCGTTTGCGGCCGAATGTATCGCACCGGCCAACCCCGGCGGGGGCTGGGATTTCACCTGCCGCCAGATCGGCAAGATCATGTATGACATCGGCGTCGTGGATAAACCGGTTCAGGTCACCAACATGGCCGGCGCGGGCGGCGGTCTGGCCTATAACCACGTTGTGGCGGAGCGCGGATCGGATGAGGATCTGTTTGTGGCCGCTTCCACGGCGACATCGACCCGGTTGGCGCAAAACGCCTATGCGGGCATGACGGCGGATCAGGTGCGGTTTGTCGGTGCCATCGGGGCCGATCCCGGTGTGATTGCCGTGGCCGCCGACAGCCCATACCAATCGCTGAATGAACTGGTTGATGCGATCAAGGCCGACCCTGGTTCGGTGGCTTTTGCGGGCGGTTCCGCCGTCGGTGGGTTTGACCACATCAAGCCTTTGATGATCCTGCAACGCGCGGGCTTCACCGACATCAAAAAAGTGAAATACATCGGCGTTGATGGCGGCGCGGATGCGATCACCCAGACGGTTGGCGGTTTTACGCAAGCGATGACGGGCGACATGTCCGAAGTTGTCGGTTTCCTTAAAGCGGGCGAAATCCGCGTGATTGCGGTGCTGACTGAGGAGCGCGTACCCGGGTTTGAAGACATCCCGACGGCCAAGGAGCAGGGCCTTGATGTGGTCGCGGTCAACTGGCGCGGTCTCTATGTGCCAAAGGATATTTCGGACGCCAAGTTCGATGAATGGGCGGGCAAATTGCAGCAGGTCGCGGACAGCGACGCGTGGCAAGAAGCCATGGTTGCCAATGGGTTGGCCCCTTTCACAAAGGTCGGTGGCGATTTCCAGGCCTATGTTGATACGCTGGTGGCGGAGATCAACACCATGTCCAAAGAGCTGGGGGTTATCCAGTAA
- a CDS encoding DUF6434 domain-containing protein, whose product MNRDKASPSQDSFATNPLGNARFSKFPQIGAPCVWQIDGGTCSIQKFIIQGGRHAFDWHSDRIDAQTPVTATYKNTQNVRRFMTEQCGAGFKFDRPFMAWVKDGRDKTMGDVVAEWQRRQMKSRPPG is encoded by the coding sequence TTGAACCGCGACAAAGCGTCACCGTCGCAAGACAGTTTTGCAACAAACCCGCTTGGCAATGCCCGTTTTAGTAAGTTTCCGCAAATCGGCGCGCCTTGCGTTTGGCAAATTGATGGGGGTACCTGTAGCATCCAGAAATTCATCATTCAGGGGGGCCGCCATGCGTTTGATTGGCATTCAGATAGGATCGACGCGCAAACACCCGTCACCGCGACCTACAAGAACACCCAGAATGTGCGCCGATTCATGACCGAGCAATGCGGCGCGGGTTTCAAATTTGACCGCCCCTTCATGGCCTGGGTCAAGGACGGGCGCGACAAGACGATGGGCGATGTGGTGGCCGAATGGCAGCGTCGTCAGATGAAATCGCGTCCGCCCGGCTGA
- a CDS encoding trimeric intracellular cation channel family protein yields the protein MSLISFLDYASVFVFALTGALVASRQQLDIVGFAFVACLTAVGGGTVRDVLLDRNPIFWIAQPTYIGVACGAALLVFLTAHLFESRLKTLIWLDSFALAVAVPAGTGVALALDQPILVVVLMGTITGCMGGLLRDVVLDDVPLVLKQGELYVTAAFAGATAAAFARPYFADPLPALVLCASVTWALRAGSLAFGWRLPAYKSRPPRV from the coding sequence ATGAGCCTGATCAGTTTCCTCGATTACGCCTCCGTGTTTGTCTTTGCACTGACCGGCGCATTGGTGGCCAGCCGCCAGCAATTAGACATCGTCGGCTTTGCCTTTGTCGCCTGTCTGACGGCGGTTGGGGGCGGGACGGTGCGCGATGTGCTGCTGGACCGCAACCCGATCTTCTGGATCGCCCAGCCTACTTATATCGGGGTGGCCTGCGGGGCGGCCTTATTGGTATTCCTGACAGCGCACCTCTTTGAGAGCCGCCTCAAGACATTGATCTGGCTTGATAGTTTTGCACTGGCCGTTGCAGTTCCTGCAGGCACCGGTGTGGCGCTGGCGCTGGATCAGCCCATTTTAGTCGTCGTCCTGATGGGCACAATCACCGGCTGCATGGGCGGGCTTTTGCGCGATGTGGTGCTGGATGATGTGCCGCTGGTGCTCAAACAGGGCGAACTTTATGTGACGGCCGCCTTTGCCGGGGCAACAGCCGCAGCCTTCGCGCGGCCCTATTTTGCGGACCCCCTTCCTGCGCTGGTGCTCTGTGCCAGCGTGACATGGGCCTTGCGCGCAGGCTCGCTGGCCTTCGGGTGGCGCTTGCCGGCGTATAAATCACGCCCGCCGAGGGTTTGA
- the rnhA gene encoding ribonuclease HI translates to MAELFAYTDGACSGNPGPGGWGALLQAMDGEKIVKERELKGGEADTTNNRMELLAAINALESLSRRSTITIVTDSNYVKNGITSWIFGWKKDGWKNAAKKPVANVELWQRLDTANAKHDVTWKWVKGHAGHPENERADELARAGMAPFKPK, encoded by the coding sequence ATGGCTGAGTTATTCGCATATACCGATGGGGCCTGTTCGGGCAATCCCGGCCCCGGCGGCTGGGGGGCTTTGCTGCAAGCCATGGACGGCGAAAAGATCGTCAAGGAGCGCGAACTCAAGGGCGGCGAGGCCGATACCACCAACAACCGTATGGAGTTACTGGCCGCCATCAACGCTTTGGAATCGCTCTCACGGCGCAGCACCATCACCATTGTGACCGATAGTAATTACGTGAAAAACGGTATCACCTCCTGGATTTTCGGCTGGAAGAAAGACGGCTGGAAAAACGCCGCCAAAAAGCCCGTGGCCAATGTGGAGCTGTGGCAACGTCTGGACACGGCCAACGCCAAGCATGACGTGACATGGAAGTGGGTCAAAGGCCACGCGGGCCATCCCGAAAACGAGCGCGCCGATGAATTGGCGCGCGCGGGCATGGCCCCGTTCAAGCCCAAATGA
- a CDS encoding bifunctional 2-polyprenyl-6-hydroxyphenol methylase/3-demethylubiquinol 3-O-methyltransferase UbiG, producing MSDAETLKVYAEKAGAYVAMTKTAGLDPRVASFIARLPARAHVLDLGCGPGQEAGAMAAAGMQVTAYDAVPEMVALAAAHPGVSAYQATFEDITGADIYDGVWANFSLLHAPRADMPRHLAQIAMALKPGGLFHIALKSGTGSKRDRMGRFYSYYTDSELTGLLQEAGFTVTDLAAGEGKGLDGAVSPWISLTAHG from the coding sequence GTGAGCGATGCGGAAACCCTGAAAGTCTATGCCGAGAAGGCGGGCGCCTATGTTGCAATGACCAAGACCGCAGGTCTTGATCCGCGCGTGGCGTCATTCATCGCGCGCCTTCCTGCCCGCGCGCATGTGCTCGATCTGGGGTGCGGACCGGGACAGGAAGCGGGTGCCATGGCCGCCGCCGGGATGCAGGTCACCGCCTATGACGCGGTTCCCGAGATGGTCGCCCTGGCCGCCGCGCACCCCGGTGTCAGCGCGTATCAGGCAACCTTTGAGGATATCACCGGCGCAGATATCTATGACGGCGTCTGGGCAAATTTCTCGCTGCTGCATGCGCCGCGCGCAGATATGCCCCGGCATTTGGCCCAGATCGCCATGGCGCTGAAACCGGGCGGATTGTTTCACATCGCGCTGAAATCCGGCACGGGCAGCAAGCGCGACCGGATGGGACGGTTTTATAGTTACTACACGGACAGCGAACTGACCGGGCTGTTGCAGGAAGCGGGATTTACCGTGACCGACCTGGCGGCAGGTGAGGGTAAAGGCCTTGACGGCGCAGTATCCCCGTGGATAAGCCTCACCGCTCATGGCTGA
- a CDS encoding DUF3429 domain-containing protein, with translation MKRIPTAPLILGLAGLIPFVWGAMTYLNAPLADWGLRALGPRFIGPYIQLFYGSVILSFMSGVLWGFATKTTGARAAVGYTLSVIPALWAFFMTGGGPVTAGMNLIFGFAGLLVLDFAFWRWGLTPLWWMSLRLLLTSIVVICLAVGVFL, from the coding sequence ATGAAACGCATCCCTACTGCCCCCCTGATCCTCGGCCTTGCGGGCCTAATTCCCTTTGTCTGGGGCGCGATGACCTATCTCAATGCGCCACTGGCCGACTGGGGCCTGCGCGCGCTCGGCCCACGTTTCATCGGTCCCTATATCCAGCTGTTTTACGGCTCGGTGATCCTGTCCTTCATGTCCGGCGTGCTCTGGGGCTTTGCGACCAAAACAACAGGCGCGCGGGCGGCCGTTGGTTACACATTATCCGTCATCCCCGCCCTATGGGCATTCTTCATGACGGGGGGTGGCCCGGTCACGGCGGGTATGAACCTGATCTTCGGCTTTGCAGGCCTTTTGGTGCTGGATTTCGCCTTCTGGCGCTGGGGGCTGACGCCGCTGTGGTGGATGTCCCTGCGCCTTCTGCTCACCAGTATCGTGGTGATATGCCTTGCCGTGGGCGTATTTTTGTGA
- a CDS encoding glutathione S-transferase family protein produces the protein MTAGLTVHGYEHSVYTRAVLVALAEKRVAFQFDPIDPFETDPADACRALHPFGRVPVLSHEGFVIYETAAILRYVDLAFPHPALIPQNPKAAARMAQVISITDSYGYWPLVRQVFAHRVFRPWEGLAPDEDQIAQGMSQAPRVLRALEDIAVQGHVLAGPEPTLADCHLAPMIAAFSAAPEGAQMLAEYPALSAWWSHWAGRVSMRQTDTGFDREIG, from the coding sequence ATGACCGCGGGCCTGACGGTCCATGGCTATGAGCACAGCGTTTATACACGGGCCGTTCTGGTGGCGCTTGCCGAGAAGCGCGTTGCGTTTCAATTCGACCCTATAGACCCGTTTGAGACGGATCCAGCGGATGCCTGCCGCGCATTGCATCCCTTCGGGCGGGTGCCGGTGCTGAGCCATGAGGGCTTTGTGATTTATGAAACGGCGGCGATCCTGCGCTATGTCGATCTGGCCTTTCCGCATCCCGCCCTGATCCCGCAGAATCCCAAAGCCGCCGCACGCATGGCCCAGGTCATCAGCATCACCGATTCCTATGGCTATTGGCCGCTGGTCCGGCAGGTTTTTGCACATCGGGTGTTCCGGCCCTGGGAGGGGCTGGCACCAGATGAGGATCAGATCGCCCAAGGAATGTCACAGGCACCCCGCGTTTTGCGCGCACTGGAGGATATCGCAGTGCAGGGCCATGTTCTGGCGGGGCCTGAGCCGACACTGGCCGATTGTCACCTCGCCCCCATGATTGCCGCCTTTAGCGCAGCACCGGAAGGGGCCCAGATGCTGGCGGAATACCCCGCGCTGTCGGCGTGGTGGTCGCATTGGGCGGGGCGTGTCAGCATGCGCCAGACCGATACCGGTTTTGACCGTGAGATCGGATAG
- the ispH gene encoding 4-hydroxy-3-methylbut-2-enyl diphosphate reductase, producing the protein MSKPPLTLYLAAPRGFCAGVDRAIKIVEMALDKWGAPVYVRHEIVHNKFVVDGLRDKGAVFVEELSECPDDRPVIFSAHGVPKSVPAAAAAREMIYVDATCPLVSKVHIEAQRHADNGLQMIMIGHEGHPETVGTMGQLPEGDVLLVETPHDVAGVVVRDPERLAYVTQTTLSVDDTADVVAALQARFPGIVGPHKEDICYATTNRQEAVKAMAPKCDAMLVVGAPNSSNSKRLVEVGARAGCKYSQLVQRASDIDWRSLEGIRSIGITAGASAPEVLINEVIDAFSAHYEVTQEVVETAVENVEFKVPRVLREPA; encoded by the coding sequence ATGAGTAAACCCCCTCTCACCCTGTATCTGGCAGCCCCGCGCGGATTCTGCGCGGGTGTGGACCGCGCCATAAAGATCGTCGAGATGGCATTGGATAAATGGGGCGCACCCGTCTACGTGCGCCATGAGATCGTGCACAATAAATTCGTCGTGGACGGGTTGCGCGACAAGGGAGCCGTTTTTGTCGAGGAACTCTCGGAGTGCCCCGACGACCGGCCGGTCATCTTTTCCGCGCATGGTGTGCCCAAATCCGTGCCTGCGGCGGCAGCAGCGCGCGAGATGATCTATGTCGATGCGACATGCCCGCTGGTCAGCAAGGTGCATATCGAAGCCCAACGCCATGCCGACAACGGCCTGCAGATGATCATGATCGGCCATGAAGGCCACCCCGAAACCGTCGGTACCATGGGACAATTGCCCGAAGGCGATGTGCTGTTGGTGGAAACGCCGCATGATGTGGCGGGCGTGGTGGTGCGCGATCCTGAACGGCTGGCCTATGTCACACAAACGACGCTGAGCGTGGATGATACCGCCGATGTGGTAGCCGCCCTGCAGGCGCGGTTTCCGGGCATTGTCGGGCCGCATAAGGAAGACATATGTTACGCCACCACCAACCGGCAGGAAGCGGTGAAGGCGATGGCCCCGAAATGCGATGCCATGCTGGTCGTCGGTGCACCGAATTCGAGTAATTCCAAGCGGCTGGTCGAAGTGGGCGCACGCGCGGGCTGCAAATATTCGCAACTGGTGCAGCGTGCATCCGACATTGATTGGCGCAGCTTGGAAGGCATCCGCAGCATTGGCATCACGGCAGGCGCATCCGCACCCGAAGTCTTGATCAACGAGGTGATCGACGCGTTTTCCGCGCATTACGAGGTGACACAAGAGGTCGTGGAAACGGCTGTTGAGAACGTCGAGTTCAAGGTGCCACGGGTGTTGCGCGAGCCTGCATGA
- a CDS encoding NYN domain-containing protein, protein MFYKDERLALFIDGSNLYAAAKSLGFDIDYKLLRQEFMRRGKLLRAFYYTALLENDEYSPIRPLVDWLNYNGFTMVTKPAKEYTDSMGRRKVKGNMDIELAVDAMELAPRIDHIVLFSGDGDFRPLVESLQRSGVRVSVVSTIRSQPPMISDDLRRQADNFIELDELKDVIGRPPREYPEAAAAG, encoded by the coding sequence ATGTTTTACAAGGACGAACGGCTCGCGCTGTTCATCGACGGTTCGAATCTTTACGCCGCTGCAAAGTCGCTTGGTTTTGATATCGACTATAAGCTGCTGCGCCAGGAATTCATGCGTCGGGGCAAACTCCTGCGGGCGTTCTATTACACAGCGCTGTTGGAAAATGATGAATACTCCCCAATCCGGCCCCTGGTGGACTGGTTGAATTACAACGGCTTCACCATGGTCACGAAACCGGCCAAGGAATACACCGACAGCATGGGCCGCCGTAAGGTCAAAGGCAACATGGACATCGAACTGGCCGTGGATGCGATGGAACTGGCCCCGCGCATCGACCATATCGTGCTGTTCTCGGGGGATGGCGATTTCCGTCCGCTGGTGGAAAGCCTGCAACGCTCGGGTGTGCGCGTCTCTGTCGTGTCGACGATTCGCAGCCAGCCGCCGATGATTTCGGATGATTTGCGCCGTCAGGCGGATAATTTCATCGAATTGGATGAGTTGAAGGACGTCATCGGGCGCCCGCCCCGTGAGTATCCGGAGGCCGCAGCCGCCGGTTGA
- the folK gene encoding 2-amino-4-hydroxy-6-hydroxymethyldihydropteridine diphosphokinase → MGKASEISPQIRSVALIALGSNQPSAKGDAGAAVQMGVQFLVEKYKAIRAVSPFYRTPAFPSGSGPDFVNAVVAIETADAPEKVIATLHGIEEKMGRTREIRWGPRILDLDLIALGGHVLPDRATHAVWRDLSLEEQMQRAPDRLILPHPRVQDRAFVLVPLANVAPDWVHPVLGQSVAKMLAALPAGAKEEVVALSSDSSGIS, encoded by the coding sequence ATGGGTAAAGCAAGCGAAATTTCGCCACAAATCCGGTCAGTTGCGTTGATTGCCCTAGGGTCAAATCAGCCAAGTGCCAAGGGTGACGCGGGGGCAGCGGTGCAAATGGGCGTGCAATTTCTGGTTGAAAAATACAAAGCGATTCGCGCAGTTAGCCCCTTTTACCGCACCCCGGCCTTCCCCTCTGGCAGTGGGCCAGACTTCGTGAATGCTGTGGTCGCCATCGAGACCGCTGATGCGCCGGAAAAAGTGATCGCCACATTGCATGGGATCGAAGAAAAAATGGGGCGCACTCGTGAAATCCGCTGGGGGCCGCGCATTCTGGACCTCGATCTGATCGCGCTGGGGGGGCATGTATTGCCCGATAGGGCTACGCATGCGGTCTGGCGTGATCTCAGCCTGGAAGAGCAGATGCAGCGCGCGCCGGACCGTTTGATCCTGCCGCATCCGCGCGTGCAGGACCGCGCTTTTGTTCTGGTGCCGCTTGCGAATGTGGCACCCGATTGGGTGCATCCGGTTCTGGGCCAAAGCGTGGCGAAGATGCTTGCGGCCTTGCCCGCAGGGGCAAAAGAAGAGGTCGTGGCGCTGTCATCGGACAGTTCTGGGATTAGCTGA
- the rpoZ gene encoding DNA-directed RNA polymerase subunit omega, translating into MARVTVEDCVDKVPNRFELVMLAAHRAREISAGSAVTVNRDNDKNPVVSLREIADETQSADDLRERLIESNQNQIEVDEAEEDSMALLMGAEQDKPEEDSMSEEMLLRQLMAAQGQG; encoded by the coding sequence ATGGCCCGCGTCACAGTAGAAGATTGCGTCGATAAAGTCCCCAACCGGTTTGAGCTGGTGATGCTGGCGGCGCATCGCGCCCGCGAAATTTCCGCTGGCTCTGCCGTCACCGTGAACCGGGACAATGACAAAAACCCCGTTGTGTCGCTGCGCGAGATTGCCGATGAGACACAGAGTGCGGATGATCTGCGCGAGCGTCTGATCGAGAGCAACCAGAATCAGATCGAAGTCGATGAGGCCGAAGAGGACTCAATGGCGCTTCTGATGGGTGCCGAGCAAGATAAGCCCGAAGAGGACAGCATGTCCGAAGAGATGCTCCTGCGCCAGTTGATGGCCGCACAGGGGCAGGGCTGA